A stretch of DNA from Maridesulfovibrio sp.:
ATGCCGCCAGCAAGAATCTGGAGGAAGACGATTTCCTGCGTGCTGTGGAACTGTGCGCCGCCAAGGGAGTCAATCACCTCCGCGTATATATTATAGTAGGCTGGCCGGGCGAGACTTCCGAGGACTACGAGGAGTTCGCCGACATGCTCCAGAAGGTGGACGAAGCAAGAAGCCGCGGACAGGGCAAAAAGAAAAAACAGTTCATGCGCATAACCCTGGGCGCAAGCTGCCTTGTTCCGAAACCCTGGACTCCCCTGCAATGGGCTGCCATGCCCTCGGAGTCGGAACTCAAGGAAGTTCTGGGCGCAATCAAGGGGCTGACAAAGAAATACAAGGGAATCGCATTTTCCGGAGACTCCCCTTTTCAGGCCCGCCTGCAGGGTATACTGGCCAGGGGTGATAAATCACTTGCGGAATTCATATCCATAGCTGCCGAGCATGGCGGGTGGAAAAAGGCTTTCAAATACTATGAAGGCGACCCTTACAGATTCATTGACCGCCCGTTTGGCGAAGAAGCTGAACTGCCCTGGGATTTCATCGACTGCGGCATCAAAAAATCCTACCTCCTGCGCGAGTGGAAAAGATTTCAGGAAGGTGTAAGGAGCCCGGTCTGCCCACCGCAGGGATGCGCTGCGTGCAAATCATGCGGCATGTTCCAGTGGCTTGAGGAAGGCTGATTTCAACCGCACTTCTTCCTTATTCTGTCCCCTGTTCTCTGTACCCCTTCATATAAGTTCAGCCCTTCCCCCATTTGTGCAACATCTTGTGCAGACCCCATGCAGACATGCATGGCTGCATTCTTACCTGAAACAGACATATTCAGCATATCGGCGGCCAGCTTTATTCGATAATGAGCTCCCATGATTTGAAACATTGAGTTTTCTTATCAGATTATAAAGATAATTTGTGCAGCACTTGTGCAGACGTGCGCAAAATATTGCATCTTTATCTATACTCATATCCGGCTACAATATTACGTATCTATTTGTTATTATTAGTTTATATCATTTGGCACACCGTATGCTTATACAAAAAACGAGAGGGCACAGTTTTTACAACAAAAGGAGTAATTATGAAAAAGCAAATCGTGATTCCTGCTGTACTGATAATGGTTCTGGCTCTGGCCGGAACAGCTATGGCCCGCCCGGCTTTTAACGGGGGCTTCGGAAACGGCGGCCCCGGACAGCCTTGCATGCAGCCTTTCTGGCAGCCTTTCGAACAGCTCACCCCTGAAAAACAGAAGGAAGTAAAGGCTGTTTTCCAGAAATACGAGGACAAGTTCGAGTCCAACAGAAACCAGATGTGGGCCAAAAGGACTGAACTGAGAGCCCTTGTAGCTTCCGGTAAGGCGGAAAAAAAGGATATCACAACGCTGGTCAAGGAGATGTCCGACCTCAAGACCAAGCAATACAATCTTCGCAAGCAACTATCCGGCGAGATTGAGCAGATATCGGGTATTGCCATGCCCGCATTCGGCGGCGGCGGATACGGTATGGATAATGGCAGGTCCGGTTTCGGCGGCAGAGGTATGGGAAGGCATAATCAGAACTTTCCCGGACCCGGCTGTCCTAACTACAACTTTTAACCACCCTTCATAAAAAGCATCACTCCCCTGCGTAACTGAAATGCAACTGGACTGGGGCCGGAAGAACTCGGAGTTCTTCCGGCCCTTTCCTATTTGGCTCAATAATCAGAATTCAGCATCATCGGATATGGCCCCAGATCAGCATGCCGGGCCGGCAAACTTAATTACATTTTCCGAATGCCATTAATTTACGGGCATTCGAAATCGCGGTGTAAGTCTGCACTTGCTACAGAATCGTCCGCACTTTTTGTGCAGCAACCTGCACATATTCTTTGCACTTACCATCGTTTATATTTCACTATGTTTAGATAACACTTTGAAATAACGCAAAAACATGCTTTGGCACACTTCATGTAAAGGTAATCAACGAGAGGGCAACAACATTCAACCGCATCAGGAGATCATATGAAGAAAAAAGCACTGGTCCCGATGATACTCGTGCTGATTCTGGCGACGGCTTCCGTAGCCATGGCACGAAACGGCTACCGCCTTGCCGGATACCACAACGGCAACTGGGCAGCCTACAATCAACTGACACCTGAAAAACAGCAGCAGGTTCAGAGCATCTTCAAAAAGTACGAAGACACTTTTCAGACTCTTCGCAACCAGCAATGGGCAAAGCGGACTGAACTGAATGCTCTGGTAGACTCCGGCAAGGCCGACAAGGATTCAATCCATGCTCTGGTCAAGGAACTTGGAGAGATCAAGGCGAAGGTCTATGCAGAACATAAGAAGATGGCCGAAGAACTTGAAAAGGAAACCGGCCTCACCTTCCCTGCAATGGGCCAGGGTGGCGGAAGAGGCTGCGGTAACTATCGCGGGGGCGGATGTCCCGGCGGTGGAGGGAACTACGGTAACAATCCTGCCGGATGTCCCGGTGGCAACTGCCCCGGGCAGGGTTCCTGACCTATAACAAAAAACGTTGATCATACCTAATTTACAGGAAAACGGGAAAAAAGGAGGACTTGACCGG
This window harbors:
- a CDS encoding Spy/CpxP family protein refolding chaperone, producing MKKQIVIPAVLIMVLALAGTAMARPAFNGGFGNGGPGQPCMQPFWQPFEQLTPEKQKEVKAVFQKYEDKFESNRNQMWAKRTELRALVASGKAEKKDITTLVKEMSDLKTKQYNLRKQLSGEIEQISGIAMPAFGGGGYGMDNGRSGFGGRGMGRHNQNFPGPGCPNYNF
- a CDS encoding periplasmic heavy metal sensor, with the translated sequence MKKKALVPMILVLILATASVAMARNGYRLAGYHNGNWAAYNQLTPEKQQQVQSIFKKYEDTFQTLRNQQWAKRTELNALVDSGKADKDSIHALVKELGEIKAKVYAEHKKMAEELEKETGLTFPAMGQGGGRGCGNYRGGGCPGGGGNYGNNPAGCPGGNCPGQGS